One Rhizophagus irregularis chromosome 5, complete sequence DNA window includes the following coding sequences:
- a CDS encoding Ubiquitin-conjugating enzyme E2 1 gives MEFNKNNNKLDKTLKRINVELRDIRRNPVPLFNACPIGNNIFRWLATILGPSDSPYSGGVFFLDVHLPTDYPWKPPKINFTTRIYHPNVNSNGNIGLDNLNYQWSPALTISTILSSIYSLLTDPNLE, from the exons ATggagtttaataaaaataacaataaattagaCAAAACacttaaaagaattaatgtG GAGTTACGTGACATAAGACGTAATCCAGTGCCGCTTTTTAATGCTTGTCCGATTGGAAATAATATATTCCGTTGGCTGGCGACGATTTTAGGCCCC TCCGACTCTCCATATTCGGGTGGCGTGTTTTTCCTTGACGTACATCTTCCTACAGATTATCCTTGGAAACCACCAAAG ATAAACTTTACAACAAGAATCTATCATCCGAATGTCAATAGTAATGGAAATATAGGCTTGGATAACTTGAACTACCAGTGGTCACCAGCGCTAACCATTTCAACAA taCTCTCATCAATTTACTCATTGTTGACCGATCCAAACCTAG AATGA